One segment of Clostridium ljungdahlii DSM 13528 DNA contains the following:
- a CDS encoding MFS transporter, whose product MENAKGKIKLGIYGIGLLMMGVIGISSSLSTIGAKFPEASQTMIQNLISIPCIVIIPTTIVVGKLMQTISKKNIALAGIIIFLIGGAAPAFMTSFTTILVMRGILGVGIGICQVVSTAIVADNFSGVEQQKVQGTLQASQMAGAAIMVFAGGWLTEVRWNYVFFVHLLAIISLILVATMVPNTKPEKMTTTGDAQKTKLTSATWGWVIFMFILFISVQVYSISLSFLVTEKNLGTAADSGLGLAFFAIGGIIMGLLYGSLAKRTKNCAVAVGCLMLVVAYVVIAFANSMIVCHIGSILVGMAVSAALPGIFINTGMSVDGFSAGMAISVVTCAQNFGQFCCPYIINPIAASISGGRGVNFMCFIIGAVVAAALTILMLAWGVKKNRQVI is encoded by the coding sequence ATGGAAAATGCAAAAGGTAAAATCAAGTTAGGAATCTACGGCATTGGATTATTAATGATGGGTGTTATCGGCATTTCTAGTTCTTTATCGACAATAGGAGCTAAATTTCCTGAAGCATCACAAACGATGATTCAGAATCTAATTTCAATACCATGTATTGTAATTATACCTACAACTATTGTAGTCGGCAAGCTTATGCAAACGATTTCTAAAAAGAATATTGCATTGGCAGGAATTATAATTTTCCTTATAGGAGGAGCAGCACCTGCATTTATGACATCTTTCACAACTATTCTGGTTATGAGAGGAATACTTGGTGTTGGCATAGGAATATGTCAAGTTGTTAGTACTGCGATTGTTGCTGATAATTTTAGCGGAGTTGAACAACAAAAAGTACAGGGTACATTACAAGCGAGTCAAATGGCAGGAGCGGCTATTATGGTTTTTGCAGGTGGGTGGCTCACAGAAGTGAGATGGAATTATGTATTTTTCGTTCATCTACTTGCAATCATATCACTAATTTTAGTAGCAACTATGGTACCAAATACAAAACCTGAAAAAATGACAACAACAGGTGATGCGCAAAAAACAAAGCTTACAAGTGCTACATGGGGATGGGTTATATTCATGTTTATCCTATTTATCAGTGTACAAGTATATTCAATTTCATTGTCGTTTCTTGTAACAGAAAAAAATCTTGGAACTGCTGCAGATTCAGGACTAGGATTAGCATTCTTTGCAATTGGCGGTATTATTATGGGCTTGTTATATGGTAGTCTGGCAAAGAGAACTAAAAACTGTGCAGTTGCAGTTGGCTGTTTGATGCTGGTGGTAGCTTATGTAGTCATAGCATTTGCTAACAGTATGATTGTGTGCCATATTGGCAGCATACTTGTTGGTATGGCCGTTTCTGCTGCTTTACCTGGTATCTTTATCAATACAGGGATGTCTGTAGATGGATTTTCAGCAGGTATGGCAATTTCTGTTGTAACCTGTGCACAAAATTTTGGCCAATTTTGCTGCCCATATATTATTAATCCAATTGCCGCATCAATTAGCGGCGGCCGCGGTGTAAACTTTATGTGTTTCATCATAGGAGCAGTTGTGGCAGCTGCATTAACTATACTAATGTTAGCTTGGGGAGTTAAAAAAAATAGGCAAGTAATTTAA
- a CDS encoding PucR family transcriptional regulator — MAVKINSLLEFLSEFKPASTCKCYHEVRTFRLLNNNLSDLHSDCIYIGKTSQLPSISPTVPTTFLLIKDSDTFAYDSLAPKCEYIYVEPSTDLNMLFNSVQDYFDNAMYVSECALKIMQLNKNTSTLQEVLDLGLELLGNPLLLVDVSLCFIAHAGGNTVINEPLWEWTLSKGYVTEEYVNSVMMDGLADERTYPQKPLLIWEKGILNHDQLVFRILYNNTPVGYLKTLAYNKPISETDQQIITLIGNCLCQFLTNNHAEQASCSPLIESFLISLLNEKLYDRNAINERIHQFNLKLYDNLVLIVIELKNDLLQDKDKAFLFKRKLQNFLGRDNIVYYDNHLVALYDYKSSEPFTEFEWTNFENLLNSFNCRAGISLVFNNLYSLPECYRSACEALHTGWKLHFSKPIIKYSDIILQHVFLTYANQKDLSPLIHPAIKTLQELESDKYHMLLETIKAYITNRLEIVPTAKSLFTHYNTIKYRLNRIVELTGLDFTDYQTIFQLQLSFLIMDMLEQLKKTNE; from the coding sequence ATGGCAGTAAAAATTAACAGCTTATTAGAATTTCTTTCAGAATTTAAACCAGCTTCTACATGTAAATGTTATCATGAGGTGCGTACTTTTCGTTTGTTAAATAACAACTTAAGTGACTTACATTCAGACTGTATCTACATAGGTAAGACTTCTCAACTACCATCTATTTCACCAACTGTGCCAACAACATTTTTGCTGATAAAGGATAGTGACACTTTTGCATACGATTCTTTAGCTCCTAAATGTGAATATATATATGTTGAACCTAGTACAGACCTTAATATGCTATTTAACTCAGTACAGGATTACTTTGATAATGCTATGTATGTATCTGAATGTGCTCTCAAAATTATGCAATTAAATAAAAATACTTCCACTTTGCAGGAAGTACTCGATTTAGGTCTGGAGTTATTAGGGAATCCTCTCTTGTTAGTAGATGTTTCACTTTGTTTTATTGCTCATGCTGGCGGTAACACCGTTATTAATGAACCTTTATGGGAATGGACATTATCTAAAGGATATGTGACCGAAGAATATGTTAACTCTGTAATGATGGATGGACTAGCTGATGAAAGAACGTATCCACAAAAACCTCTTTTAATATGGGAAAAGGGTATTTTAAATCATGATCAATTAGTTTTTCGTATTTTATACAATAATACTCCTGTAGGATATCTTAAAACATTAGCATATAATAAACCAATATCTGAAACTGATCAACAGATTATTACACTTATAGGAAATTGTCTTTGCCAGTTTTTAACTAATAATCATGCAGAGCAGGCTTCTTGTTCTCCCCTAATAGAATCATTTTTAATATCTCTATTAAATGAAAAATTATATGATCGTAATGCAATTAATGAACGCATACACCAATTTAATTTAAAATTATATGATAATTTGGTATTGATAGTTATTGAACTAAAAAATGACCTTTTACAAGACAAAGATAAAGCTTTTCTATTTAAACGAAAGCTTCAAAACTTCCTGGGACGAGATAACATTGTATATTACGATAATCACCTTGTAGCTCTTTATGATTATAAATCAAGCGAACCGTTCACAGAATTTGAATGGACTAATTTTGAAAATTTATTAAATTCTTTTAATTGTCGTGCTGGTATTAGCTTAGTATTTAACAATCTTTACTCATTGCCTGAATGTTACCGTTCTGCTTGTGAAGCACTGCATACAGGCTGGAAATTACATTTTTCTAAACCCATTATTAAATATTCAGATATTATTCTTCAACACGTTTTCTTGACTTATGCCAATCAGAAGGATTTGTCACCTTTGATCCATCCAGCTATAAAGACTTTGCAAGAACTAGAATCAGATAAATACCACATGTTACTAGAAACCATAAAAGCATATATTACCAATAGATTAGAAATTGTACCAACTGCTAAATCATTATTTACTCACTATAATACAATAAAATATAGGCTTAATCGAATTGTGGAACTAACAGGACTAGACTTTACAGACTATCAAACTATATTTCAATTACAATTATCATTTCTTATCATGGACATGCTTGAACAGCTAAAAAAAACTAATGAATAG
- a CDS encoding flavodoxin family protein — MILGISASGRKDGITSKTVKAILEASNSEYEYISLSGKKINGCIGCTLCAADNQCKVKDDWNEIAEKMLMANAIVFGAPNYGGTINALGHACLERTFCFRHREAFSLSGKIGIAVSASYNEQGASLVNTIIKKSMMVNKMSVVGAVSAHGYSQCYTCGFGHKCNAGNVVKKYGILDKIEKKHLPPSFEEQEDTILKANSMGKLLESLVSK, encoded by the coding sequence ATGATTTTGGGAATTAGTGCAAGCGGAAGAAAAGATGGAATTACCAGCAAGACAGTGAAAGCTATATTGGAAGCAAGTAATTCAGAGTATGAATACATTTCATTGTCAGGCAAGAAAATTAATGGTTGTATTGGATGCACACTCTGCGCCGCCGATAATCAGTGCAAAGTTAAAGATGACTGGAATGAAATAGCAGAAAAAATGTTAATGGCAAATGCAATTGTTTTTGGAGCACCTAATTATGGAGGAACTATAAATGCTCTTGGCCATGCATGCTTGGAAAGAACTTTTTGTTTTCGACACAGAGAAGCTTTTAGTCTATCTGGCAAGATTGGTATAGCGGTTAGCGCTAGTTATAATGAGCAAGGAGCCAGTTTAGTCAATACGATTATAAAAAAATCTATGATGGTTAATAAGATGTCAGTAGTTGGTGCTGTATCCGCTCATGGATATTCTCAATGTTACACATGTGGATTTGGTCACAAATGTAATGCAGGGAATGTGGTTAAGAAATATGGTATTTTGGATAAAATCGAAAAGAAACATCTTCCACCTAGTTTTGAAGAGCAGGAAGATACAATCCTTAAAGCTAATAGTATGGGGAAATTATTGGAGTCTTTAGTGTCTAAGTAA
- a CDS encoding alpha/beta fold hydrolase: MGYYVEVEPWVKVYVEDINPNGNKTIVFLHGWPGNHNLFEYQFNVLPKHGYRCIGIDQRGFGKSDKPFIGYDYNTLADDVRKVVEALKLKNFTLAGHSTGGAIAVRYMSRYKEYGVSKLMNFAAAAPSLIKRPNFPYGLDKKTVTSIINQTYNDRPKMLSDFGDIFFFQHITKPFADWFLSLGLQAASWSTIAVANTWIREELFNDLSSISVPTLILHGIHDKVVPFELGEIQNKCIRNSKLIPFKYSGHGLFYDEKDKFNEELMKFNEE; this comes from the coding sequence GTGGGCTATTATGTTGAAGTGGAACCTTGGGTGAAAGTTTATGTGGAGGATATTAATCCTAATGGAAATAAAACCATAGTGTTTTTACATGGTTGGCCTGGAAATCATAATTTATTTGAATATCAATTTAATGTACTTCCTAAACATGGATATAGATGTATTGGCATAGATCAAAGAGGATTTGGTAAATCTGATAAACCATTTATAGGGTATGATTATAATACGCTGGCAGATGATGTTAGAAAAGTGGTGGAAGCTTTAAAACTGAAAAATTTTACGCTAGCAGGTCATTCTACAGGAGGAGCCATTGCTGTTAGGTATATGTCAAGGTATAAAGAATACGGTGTATCAAAACTTATGAACTTTGCAGCAGCAGCTCCTAGTCTTATTAAACGTCCCAATTTTCCATATGGACTTGATAAGAAAACTGTAACTAGTATTATTAATCAAACATATAATGATAGACCCAAAATGTTAAGTGATTTTGGTGATATATTCTTTTTTCAGCATATAACTAAACCTTTTGCTGATTGGTTCTTAAGTTTGGGATTACAGGCAGCAAGTTGGTCAACTATTGCAGTAGCTAATACATGGATACGAGAAGAACTGTTTAATGATTTATCCTCAATAAGTGTTCCAACATTAATATTACATGGAATTCACGATAAAGTTGTACCTTTTGAATTGGGAGAAATACAAAATAAATGTATTAGAAATTCAAAACTCATACCATTTAAATATAGTGGACATGGATTATTTTATGATGAGAAAGATAAATTTAATGAAGAATTAATGAAATTTAATGAAGAATAG
- a CDS encoding MFS transporter gives MANLVVSFSINSLNLALPTLTKEFDVSQNSISWLALVYSLIPCCTLLIFGRTAELYGYKRQFKIGFLFFGAVCISAPLLSVNLEVLIFFRCLQGIGYSIMISITQAIVSRTFDSKERGKALGINSVFISIGMAAGPTIGGFLLTHSSWHAIFYFNVPFCILGFVATCLVMPDDRTEVSECKSMDWLGAILFSMSIGAFSVGLNFSIKWGWKSVSFLGCMLFSVLALYIFIMREKHTESPLMSLHLFKSRTFCMANVVCMLSYLVQQLITYLVPFYLVDILLLSSDQSGLIMLASPIMMMVMSPVGGSMSDKHGTRLPSGIGLIFICVSCLFMSLLKKSSNYTVVIFTLIAMGIGNGLSVSSINAAILNSVPRKHAGVASGMLATMRNLGQTLGVASSSVILTSRQIVYNKNTNLSVKDIYLFAQRDTYYFGILILIVALVFVFLLPRSITDKSDMV, from the coding sequence ATGGCGAATCTAGTTGTATCATTTTCTATAAATAGTTTGAACCTTGCCCTTCCAACATTGACAAAAGAATTTGATGTGAGTCAGAATAGCATTAGCTGGTTAGCACTAGTATACTCACTAATACCATGTTGTACTCTTTTGATTTTTGGGAGGACGGCAGAACTTTACGGGTATAAACGACAGTTTAAAATTGGTTTTTTATTTTTTGGGGCAGTATGTATTTCAGCACCATTATTGTCAGTAAACTTAGAGGTGCTGATTTTTTTTCGCTGCTTACAGGGAATCGGATATAGTATTATGATTTCTATTACACAGGCAATTGTTAGCCGAACTTTTGATTCAAAGGAACGTGGTAAAGCTCTCGGCATCAATTCTGTATTTATTTCCATAGGAATGGCTGCAGGTCCTACAATTGGCGGCTTTTTATTGACTCATTCCTCGTGGCATGCTATTTTCTATTTTAATGTGCCATTTTGTATTTTGGGCTTTGTTGCAACCTGCCTTGTTATGCCAGATGACAGGACAGAAGTTTCTGAATGCAAAAGTATGGACTGGCTTGGTGCCATTTTATTTTCAATGTCAATAGGTGCCTTTTCGGTAGGACTTAACTTTAGCATTAAATGGGGATGGAAATCAGTTTCTTTTCTAGGATGTATGCTTTTCAGCGTTCTTGCATTATATATATTTATCATGCGTGAAAAACATACAGAATCACCGTTAATGTCTCTGCATCTATTTAAAAGTAGAACATTTTGCATGGCAAATGTTGTATGTATGCTTTCCTATCTTGTACAACAATTAATCACATATCTAGTTCCATTTTATTTAGTGGACATACTGTTATTGTCATCGGATCAGTCAGGACTGATTATGCTGGCATCTCCTATTATGATGATGGTGATGTCGCCAGTTGGAGGTAGTATGTCTGATAAACATGGAACACGTTTACCATCTGGTATTGGATTGATTTTCATATGTGTAAGTTGTCTGTTTATGAGTTTATTAAAAAAGTCTTCCAATTATACTGTAGTGATATTTACATTAATTGCTATGGGAATCGGAAATGGCTTGAGTGTTTCTTCCATCAATGCAGCCATTTTAAATTCAGTTCCTAGGAAACATGCCGGTGTTGCTTCTGGAATGTTAGCAACCATGCGTAACCTTGGACAGACGCTAGGGGTTGCGTCTAGTAGTGTTATTTTAACGTCTCGTCAGATAGTTTATAATAAAAACACAAATTTGAGTGTGAAGGATATCTATCTGTTTGCACAGAGGGATACTTATTATTTTGGAATTCTTATTTTAATAGTGGCACTTGTTTTTGTCTTTTTACTTCCTCGTTCCATTACAGATAAAAGTGATATGGTTTAA
- a CDS encoding LysR family transcriptional regulator: MDTQTLQTFLLLSKLKNFSITAENLFVAQSTVTNRIAELEKEIGKKLFIRDKKHIELTGEGILFKSYAKQILKLEENAMQEMNQGDFFKHTLRIGSSNTIYECHLYPIISSFLTSNHDTSVKVVLDHSQDLLQLLENQLLDIVFSYIYYKKSGYQCIPFVSDELILVTNPKNNFFINGIYKNNLPKIHYLMCDLALQGTGQFIRSLFPNYYQFLFEIDNSTKLVQYLLDGFGYSFLPKSIVKSYIENDSLISIPLIDFDTPQINSYFVYRTNNHQIQNFLSML, from the coding sequence ATGGACACACAGACTTTACAAACCTTTCTTTTACTTTCAAAATTAAAAAATTTTTCAATTACAGCTGAAAATTTATTTGTAGCACAATCAACTGTCACAAACCGTATTGCTGAATTGGAAAAAGAAATTGGTAAGAAATTATTTATCCGGGATAAAAAGCATATAGAACTAACTGGAGAAGGTATTCTTTTTAAGAGTTATGCAAAGCAAATTTTAAAATTAGAAGAAAACGCTATGCAAGAAATGAATCAGGGGGATTTTTTTAAACACACACTTCGAATTGGAAGTAGCAATACTATTTATGAATGTCATTTATATCCTATTATCAGTTCTTTTCTAACTTCCAATCATGACACTTCAGTCAAAGTAGTGCTTGATCATTCACAAGACTTACTGCAGCTGTTAGAAAACCAACTACTGGATATTGTTTTTTCATATATATATTATAAAAAGTCTGGGTATCAATGTATCCCATTTGTCTCTGATGAGCTGATTCTCGTTACCAATCCTAAAAATAATTTCTTTATAAATGGTATCTATAAAAATAATCTACCCAAAATACATTATCTCATGTGTGACCTTGCATTACAAGGAACTGGACAATTTATACGTTCATTATTTCCTAATTATTATCAATTTCTCTTTGAGATTGACAACAGTACAAAACTCGTGCAATATTTACTTGATGGTTTTGGTTATAGTTTTCTCCCCAAAAGCATCGTAAAATCCTATATAGAAAATGATTCCTTGATTTCCATACCATTAATTGATTTTGATACACCTCAAATCAATAGTTATTTTGTCTATAGAACTAATAATCACCAAATACAAAATTTTTTATCAATGTTATGA
- a CDS encoding PhzF family phenazine biosynthesis protein — protein sequence MNVKAYTLNSFAKCIEGGNPAGVVINADDLSEYDMKKVAGIIGFSETAFVMKSDLADFKVRFFTPNEEVDICGHATIATFSTLLSQGRIEPGKYSQETKAGVLNVELKEDLSIMMSQNTPSYYETICKQEIAESLNITTAEISDELPIQIVSTGLRDILIPIKNIDMVNAIKPNFEMVSKISSKYNTIGYHIFTLESLNGSNAYCRNLAPLYGIPEESATGTSNGALACYLFKYGKIKSDHTNRIVIEQGYSMGKPSEIIVSLVTKGKEIIEVKVGGKALNLSEIEVEI from the coding sequence ATGAACGTAAAAGCTTATACATTAAATTCATTTGCAAAATGCATAGAGGGAGGGAACCCTGCTGGAGTTGTTATTAATGCAGACGATCTATCAGAATATGACATGAAAAAGGTTGCAGGTATAATTGGCTTTAGTGAGACTGCTTTTGTCATGAAATCAGACTTGGCAGATTTTAAGGTGAGATTTTTTACACCTAATGAAGAAGTTGATATTTGTGGTCATGCCACGATAGCAACCTTTAGCACACTCTTAAGCCAAGGACGCATTGAACCAGGTAAATACTCTCAAGAAACTAAGGCCGGAGTTTTAAACGTGGAATTAAAGGAAGATTTATCAATTATGATGAGCCAAAATACCCCAAGCTATTATGAAACAATATGTAAACAAGAAATTGCAGAGTCGCTGAACATTACTACAGCTGAAATAAGTGACGAGCTACCAATACAAATCGTATCTACAGGCCTTAGGGATATACTTATACCTATTAAAAATATAGATATGGTAAATGCTATAAAACCAAATTTTGAAATGGTATCAAAAATTAGCAGTAAATATAATACAATTGGTTATCATATTTTTACGCTTGAATCACTTAACGGCTCAAATGCCTATTGTAGGAATCTGGCACCTCTATATGGAATTCCTGAGGAATCTGCAACTGGCACATCCAATGGTGCACTTGCATGTTATCTATTTAAATATGGTAAAATTAAATCTGACCATACTAATCGTATAGTTATTGAGCAAGGTTATTCAATGGGTAAACCTTCAGAGATAATTGTTTCTTTGGTAACTAAAGGCAAAGAAATTATTGAAGTTAAGGTTGGTGGAAAAGCATTAAATTTGTCTGAAATAGAGGTTGAAATATAA
- a CDS encoding amidase domain-containing protein, with amino-acid sequence MNMDSFRQNQYSKANAVKYAIIYALKPNPAYRYFPLTNNNTSGDCANFVSQCLHAGGAPMNYSTRNPWWYRHSSININRDTWSISWAVANSLYWYLKINQASHLPGAKGLEVQNVSLLKPGDLIFFEDNKGFVFHSTIVTSLLHNKPLISHHSFEALNIPYQSSWPAYKMHFLKISI; translated from the coding sequence ATTAATATGGACTCATTTAGACAAAATCAATATTCCAAGGCTAATGCTGTAAAATACGCCATTATATATGCACTTAAACCTAATCCTGCTTATAGATATTTTCCTCTAACAAATAATAACACTAGTGGTGATTGTGCTAACTTTGTTTCTCAATGTTTACACGCCGGTGGTGCACCTATGAATTATAGCACTAGAAACCCTTGGTGGTATAGACATAGTAGCATAAATATAAATAGAGATACTTGGTCTATATCTTGGGCAGTAGCAAATTCTCTTTACTGGTACTTGAAAATAAATCAGGCGTCACACTTACCCGGTGCTAAAGGTTTAGAAGTTCAAAATGTTTCTTTGCTTAAACCAGGGGATCTTATATTTTTTGAAGATAACAAAGGCTTTGTTTTCCATTCTACAATAGTTACATCACTCTTACACAATAAGCCACTAATATCTCATCATTCTTTTGAGGCTTTGAACATACCCTACCAAAGTTCATGGCCAGCATATAAAATGCATTTTTTGAAAATAAGCATTTAA
- a CDS encoding DUF4829 domain-containing protein produces MKKIMLVILCFVIVITGCFITKRKVSNPDKQSIDPAQQVVENYFKYLNGKDLKEINSTQVQKWKDIDKNLKHVKLDSISEDKRPSQKEAYMKYGRGTITHAKAENIKVYKVEYTVKYKKDGIGPEDSGKDIKWCTLIRKDRNSPWLIDEIGEG; encoded by the coding sequence ATGAAAAAAATAATGTTGGTAATTTTATGCTTTGTGATTGTAATTACTGGCTGCTTCATAACAAAAAGGAAAGTTTCAAATCCAGATAAGCAGTCGATAGACCCTGCTCAACAGGTAGTAGAAAATTATTTTAAATATCTTAATGGAAAAGATTTAAAAGAAATTAATTCAACACAAGTACAGAAATGGAAAGACATAGATAAAAATCTTAAACATGTTAAACTTGATAGTATATCTGAAGATAAAAGACCATCACAAAAGGAGGCTTATATGAAGTATGGCCGTGGTACAATAACTCATGCAAAAGCTGAAAACATAAAAGTTTATAAGGTTGAGTACACAGTTAAATATAAAAAAGATGGAATTGGCCCTGAAGATAGTGGAAAAGATATTAAATGGTGTACTCTTATTAGAAAAGACAGGAATTCACCATGGTTAATTGATGAAATTGGAGAGGGATAA
- a CDS encoding DUF6485 family protein codes for MANTDFCTCKNYSCKFNPRNHDQGCNLCIKICLNDGALPSCFFRAASEELRDVTVIDDSSYEAFAKLILNNKK; via the coding sequence ATGGCTAATACTGATTTTTGTACATGTAAAAATTATAGTTGTAAGTTTAACCCACGTAATCATGATCAAGGTTGTAATCTCTGCATTAAAATTTGTCTAAATGATGGTGCACTCCCATCATGTTTTTTTAGGGCTGCTTCTGAAGAACTAAGGGATGTAACAGTAATTGATGACTCATCATATGAAGCTTTTGCAAAACTTATTCTCAATAACAAGAAATAA
- a CDS encoding DUF4829 domain-containing protein, producing the protein MKKIALVILSLFIILTGCSTTKTQQISSQKQALDSQRLLQPKQVVENYFKYLNEKNKKALFTTITEWQKAPNVEWGFDIREYIKLISVNEETNPVFKVVSQKLK; encoded by the coding sequence ATGAAAAAGATAGCATTGGTAATCTTATCTTTGTTTATCATACTTACTGGTTGCTCTACAACAAAAACACAACAGATTAGTTCGCAAAAACAAGCATTAGACTCACAGCGGTTATTGCAACCTAAGCAAGTAGTGGAAAATTATTTTAAGTATCTTAATGAGAAGAATAAAAAGGCTTTGTTTACAACAATAACCGAATGGCAGAAGGCGCCAAATGTGGAATGGGGATTTGATATTCGTGAATATATTAAGCTTATTTCTGTCAACGAAGAAACGAATCCTGTCTTTAAAGTTGTTTCCCAAAAACTTAAGTAA
- a CDS encoding alpha/beta-type small acid-soluble spore protein, protein MSYSNKPVVPQAKAALNQFKMESAKEVGVNLKDGYNGDLTSREAGSVGGNMVKKMIQVYEQNLK, encoded by the coding sequence ATGTCATATAGTAATAAACCAGTAGTTCCACAAGCTAAAGCAGCACTAAATCAATTTAAAATGGAGTCAGCTAAGGAAGTTGGTGTAAACTTAAAAGATGGCTATAATGGAGACTTAACTTCTAGAGAAGCTGGATCTGTAGGTGGAAACATGGTTAAGAAAATGATTCAAGTTTATGAGCAAAATTTAAAATAA
- a CDS encoding GGDEF domain-containing protein — translation MMIIEFFINFCVFITAISIICILFKDKMLISKSSIAIREKLFIGMTGGLLETLLLLFPIDVMPGLLVNFHALPIILSSLYGGVLSAIVTTIIINVLSYLIFKLPMVFLLTDLFLLTGFIFISNTKTTIKNKWVYCTLYSLVVSSIGNIILIKDSRLLAQFFIIYYIYTILLTYFIYKFIESLTKTFEVYKKYRTEASIDFLTGLNNVRWFNKSLNRISIAMEKKEKIKCLSLILLDIDYFKKINDKYGHSSGDIVLKNLANILNDTCRAFNIVSRNGGEEFSVLLLNYPAADAVQVAERIRKNIEAYPFHISDGITVHITISSGVSTYPSTTDNIDNLLDDTDTALYEAKNTGRNKVVLYKEENLLEEYRYNVI, via the coding sequence ATGATGATTATTGAATTTTTTATCAATTTCTGCGTTTTCATAACTGCCATAAGTATTATTTGTATTCTTTTTAAAGATAAAATGCTAATTTCAAAATCATCAATAGCTATACGTGAAAAACTCTTTATTGGAATGACTGGTGGTTTACTGGAAACATTGTTATTGTTGTTTCCTATAGATGTTATGCCCGGTTTATTAGTTAATTTTCATGCTTTACCAATTATTTTATCATCTCTTTATGGAGGAGTTTTATCTGCAATTGTAACTACCATCATAATTAATGTTTTAAGTTATTTGATATTTAAGCTTCCTATGGTTTTTTTATTAACTGATTTGTTTTTATTAACTGGATTTATTTTTATCTCAAATACTAAAACAACAATAAAAAATAAGTGGGTTTATTGTACTTTATATTCACTTGTAGTGAGCTCTATTGGAAATATAATTCTTATTAAAGATTCAAGGCTGCTAGCTCAATTTTTTATAATTTACTATATTTATACTATACTTTTAACATATTTTATATATAAATTCATAGAATCTTTAACAAAAACTTTTGAAGTGTATAAAAAATATAGAACTGAAGCCTCGATAGATTTTTTAACTGGTCTGAATAATGTAAGATGGTTTAATAAAAGTTTAAATCGCATCAGTATTGCAATGGAGAAAAAAGAAAAAATCAAATGTTTATCACTAATATTATTAGATATTGATTACTTTAAAAAAATAAACGATAAATATGGCCATAGTTCAGGTGATATTGTATTAAAAAATTTGGCTAATATTTTAAACGACACCTGCCGAGCCTTTAATATTGTATCCCGTAATGGCGGTGAAGAATTTTCGGTACTACTATTAAATTATCCAGCTGCAGATGCAGTCCAAGTTGCTGAAAGAATAAGAAAAAACATTGAAGCTTATCCATTTCATATTTCTGATGGAATTACTGTTCATATAACAATTTCATCAGGAGTTTCAACCTATCCTAGTACAACTGACAATATAGATAATCTACTTGATGATACAGACACTGCACTATATGAGGCTAAAAATACAGGTAGAAATAAAGTAGTTCTATACAAAGAAGAAAACCTACTAGAGGAATATAGATATAATGTAATATAA